Proteins encoded in a region of the Bicyclus anynana chromosome 27, ilBicAnyn1.1, whole genome shotgun sequence genome:
- the LOC112046139 gene encoding variant-silencing SET domain-containing protein produces the protein MAKTKRVYGEYKCKICSKLFSEKAGLAQHVQLHTDARPFACRLCTYTGKTKKYLARHAARVHRQPTAHQCRVCDKMFHYKCNLVKHMYAHTNERPFKCEVCNKGFNSTYSLSSHRHVHTGAKPYKCSYCEYACRDNSTLRKHHERHAGVTRVFQCTQCDKTYKTKRILKTHVAEVHLKRDVKTMPCPHCDKMFKSVKLLNNHVRQTHLRLYACQCEICGVTLASKYNMTTHLTSHIDYRPFACSFTGCDKRYKDKAALKKHAIVHYPERQFPCDVCHRTFTRPHRLLAHRKQHAPKRKTVFCDYCGKGFYNKNYVRSHITRKHMYRQHYICDICGLLTYNKPSIVMHLKYGHVSEMDRKCKICKKTYKKHIYLKSHYWNTHSVRYKLNYRRSRGRKLKIVSNETNEESNNISLQHEIKVEHLSESEETTELSLPEANGGSTAAAVKFTDFIERIIMPTVGDEDVFSKEAGIYVDVTSQQEADRVRSEMMRRWRQNGGTKPMKRLQRHYNSVLKKRDFSKVVNEKIEITVFSETESTVPISEYKKTFNTNDSIVETSNSIKDSEHSKNNHLSSVTDEHLNGDIEKIKNDDENSLPNETDREISEHDTEKSKNGVIVDINQYLPSENDKHDKESFANDASIRDELSKAAEGSYENDENTREFTEIISSENIGYENSLAELVKVRKRKCVRNTKDINYIDTGDDGESDKMINNEKIPPENDVITGTSNGDIHIGNNKLEIGNKRKPRNTKCKRTPKKKGNIPKSRSSIKSNDALENDQSNSREDKIGATENDANSTDVAINYLDTHINNIDNLEPSKTKALDVNIQNEGNSTETNKEISSPQIDETLENQTNPKEDAINIDNSLEYTATNRPRRSVRNIKKNVNKDFVSHMDDDNDDEDCDDDDEFVPDNDDADDDKDDEDRDNDDGDENNKSNKFKINTHQCYVCFKLYETKEKLLNHCKEHFDVCNMKMLKKCPLCDYVTELDLVRHVRITHKINLNYLYGTLKDRKNNNTKSRFYFNVKNDSVDEIEVIPSIKNLNRQAALRIDKKRKEKNDKEVKKTKLVKKAGEWIVEKVLINTKKGNYVLPDEVEESLKNDQNKDKNDENTDKNDGNKDKNDKNTDKNDKNTDKNGKNTDKNDKNAGKSCGNTDKNDGNKDKNDRNTDKSDKNTDKNSRNTDKNYKNAGKSCGNRDKKDGNTDKSDENDGKELENEDYCVKMQKLSRIAKKNGQIMLFPCEKCEKICQTFSALKLHIRRHDPNAKPFKKKVWKHKLSEEELRKHQENKEKERNKHFKNKNRYQKPKPIVHKHKCDPKLKDFYEKNIKGGDIEFWQFLKIFNKMSRENVNDFTDLENRPEFGLHYGNSKSNPPQESIDLNKSDLNPHIVAKSGLKPKKNNSKTLDKTKVVKGSFKRKILINKKDYLKRKRMKELLRQKLVDKSNIKLRSP, from the exons ATGGCAAAAACAAAGCGCGTGTATGGAGAGTATAAATGCAAAATATGCAGCAAG CTGTTCTCGGAGAAGGCAGGTCTGGCCCAGCACGTGCAGCTGCACACCGACGCGCGCCCGTTCGCGTGCCGCCTGTGCACTTACACGGGCAAGACCAAGAAGTACCTGGCCCGGCACGCCGCGCGAGTGCACAGGCAGCCGACGGCGCACCAGTGCCGCGTGTGCGACAAGATGTTCCACTACAAGTGCAACCTGGTCAAGCACATGTATGCGCATACGA acGAGAGACCATTTAAGTGTGAAGTGTGCAATAAAGGCTTCAACTCTACATACTCGCTGTCTTCTCATCGGCACGTGCACACAG GCGCCAAGCCGTACAAGTGCAGCTACTGCGAGTACGCGTGCCGCGACAACTCGACGCTGCGCAAGCACCACGAGCGACACGCGGGCGTCACGCGCGTGTTCCAGTGCACGCAGTGCGACAAGAC CTACAAGACCAAGAGGATCCTGAAGACGCACGTGGCGGAGGTGCACCTGAAGAGGGACGTCAAGACCATGCCGTGCCCTCACTGTGACAAGATGTTCAAGTCTGTCAAACTGCTGAACAACCACGTG AGACAGACCCACCTGCGGCTGTACGCCTGTCAGTGCGAGATCTGCGGCGTCACCCTCGCCAGCAAGTACAACATGACCACACACCTCACGTCGCACATCGACTACCGGCCCTTCGCCTGCAGCTTCACCGGCTGCGACAAGCGGTACAAGGACAAG gcGGCGCTGAAGAAGCACGCAATAGTGCACTACCCCGAGCGGCAGTTCCCGTGCGACGTGTGTCACAGGACGTTTACGCGCCCTCACCGACTGCTCGCGCACCGCAAGCAGCACGCGCCCAAGCGGAAAACCGTATTTTGTGACTACTGCGGGAAAGG cttcTACAACAAGAACTACGTGCGTTCGCACATAACACGCAAACACATGTACAGACAGCACTACATATGCGATATATGCGGTCTGCTCACTTACAACAAGCCGAGCATCGTGATGCATCTCAAATATGGACACGTCTCGGAAATG GACAGGAAGTGCAAGATATGCAAGAAGACGTACAAGAAGCACATATATCTGAAGTCCCACTACTGGAACACGCACAGCGTGCGATACAAACTCAACTACAGAAG ATCCAGAGGAAGAAAACTCAAAATAGTGTCAAATGAAACGAATGAGGAAAGCAATAATATATCACTACAGCATGAGATCAAGGTGGAACATCTAAGTG AATCGGAGGAAACCACAGAGCTGTCGCTGCCAGAGGCGAATGGTGGCAGCACTGCTGCAGCGGTCAAGTTCACAGACTTCATAGAGCGTATCATAATGCCCACCGTGGGGGATGAGG ATGTGTTCAGTAAAGAGGCAGGCATATACGTGGACGTGACGAGCCAGCAAGAGGCGGACCGAGTTCGCTCGGAGATGATGAGACGCTGGAGGCAGAACGGTGGCACCAAACCGATGAAGAGACTGCAGAGGCATTACAACAGTGTCCTCAAGAAACGGGATTTTAGTAAAGTTGTTAACG agAAAATAGAAATAACAGTATTCAGTGAAACGGAATCCACCGTACCTATCAGCGAATACAAAAAGACATTTAATACAAATGATTCAATTGTAGAAACCTCAAACAGTATTAAAGATAGTGAACATTcgaaaaataatcatttatcaTCCGTGACTGATGAACACTTGAATGGAGACATAGAAAAgattaaaaatgatgatgaaaatagttTACCTAATGAAACAGATAGAGAAATAAGCGAGCATGATACTGAAAAAAGCAAAAATGGTGTAATAGTTGacataaatcaatatttaccaTCTGAAAATGATAAACATGATAAGGAATCATTCGCAAATGATGCAAGTATACGTGATGAACTAAGTAAAGCAGCTGAAGGTAGttatgaaaatgatgaaaacaCTAGGGAGTTCACAGAAATAATTTCTAGTGAAAATATAGGTTACGAGAATAGTTTAGCAGAATTGGTAAAAGTAAGAAAAAGGAAATGTGTTAGAAATACAaaagatattaattatatagATACTGGTGATGACGGTGAAAGtgataaaatgattaataatgAAAAGATTCCACCAGAAAATGATGTAATAACAGGCACTAGTAACGGAGATATACATATcggaaataataaattagaaataggaaataaaagaaaacctcGCAATACTAAGTGTAAAAGAACTCCTAAAAAGAAAGGCAATATTCCTAAATCTAGATCATCGATCAAAAGTAATGATGCTTTAGAAAATGATCAGTCAAACTCTAGAGAAGATAAAATAGGTGCAACAGAAAATGATGCAAATTCAACTGATGTAgctataaattatttagatacacatataaataatattgataatttagAACCTAGTAAAACAAAAGCTTTAGACGTAAATATTCAAAACGAAGGCAATAGTACTGaaactaataaagaaatatcATCACCCCAAATTGATGAAACTTTAGAAAATCAAACAAATCCTAAAGAAGATgcaataaatattgataatagTTTAGAATATACAGCCACTAACAGACCAAGAAGAAGTGTTAGAAATATAAAGAAGAACGTCAATAAGGATTTCGTCAGTCATatggatgatgataatgatgatgaagattgtgatgatgatgatgagtttgtacctgataatgatgacgctgatgatgataaggatGATGAAGAccgtgataatgatgatggcgatgaaaataataaatctaataaattcaaaatcaacACGCACCAATGCTACGTTTGTTTTAAG TTGTACGAAACTAAAGAGAAGCTACTCAACCACTGCAAGGAACATTTCGACGTGTGCAATATGAAGATGTTGAAGAAATGTCCACTTTGTGACTACGTCACCGAACTGGACCTGGTCAGACATGTTCGTATCACACacaaaatcaatttaaactATCTATATGGAACGTTGAAAGATAGAAAAAACAATAACACGAAATCtagattttatttcaatgtaaaaaaTGATAGTGTTGATGAAATAGAAGTAATACCGAGTATAAAGAACTTGAACAGACAGGCGGCTCTTAGAATTGATAAgaagagaaaagaaaagaatGACAAAGAAGTAAAAAAGACTAAGTTAGTCAAGAAAGCTGGAGAGTGGATCGTAGAGAAGGTATTGATTAATACTAAGAAAGGTAACTACGTTTTGCCAGATGAAGTTGAGGAATCACTCAAGAATGAtcaaaataaagacaaaaatgatgaaaatacagacaaaaatgatggaaataaagataaaaatgacaaaaatacagacaaaaacgataaaaatacagacaaaaacggtaaaaatacagacaaaaatgataaaaatgcagGTAAAAGTTGTGGAAATACAGACAAAAATGATggaaataaagacaaaaatgatAGAAATACAGACAAAAGCGATAAAAATACAGACAAAAACAGTAGAAATActgacaaaaattataaaaatgcagGTAAAAGTTGTGGAAATAGAGACAAAAAGGATGGAAATACAGACAAAAGTGATGAAAATGATGGCAAAGAACTGGAAAATGAGGATTATTGTGTTAAAATGCAAAAATTGAGTCGGATAGCGAAGAAAAATGGACAAATCATGCTGTTCCCTTGTGAGAAATGCGAGAAAATATGTCAAACTTTCAGCGCATTGAAACTGCATATACGAAGACACGATCCAAACGCTAAGCCATTCAAAAAGAAAGTGTGGAAACACAAACTAAGTGAGGAAGAGTTGAGAAAACATCAAGAAAACAAAGAAAAGGAACGaaacaaacatttcaaaaacaaaaataggtaCCAGAAACCAAAACCGATAGTGCACAAACATAAATGCGATCCAAAACTCAAAGATTTTTACGAGAAAAACATAAAAGGCGGCGACATAGAATTTTGgcagtttttgaaaatttttaacaaaatgtcTAGAGAAAATGTGAACGATTTCACAGATTTGGAAAATCGTCCCGAATTCGGACTTCATTATGGTAATTCAAAATCGAATCCGCCTCAAGAATCCATTGATCTAAATAAATCTGATTTAAATCCACATATTGTGGCTAAATCTGGtttgaaaccaaaaaaaaataattccaaaACTCTCGATAAAACGAAGGTAGTTAAAGGTAGttttaaaaggaaaatattaataaataaaaaagactaTTTAAAGAGGAAAAGAATGAAAGAATTACTCCGGCAAAAATTAGTCGATAAAAGCAATATAAAGTTAAGGAGCCCATGA